Proteins found in one Lysinibacillus fusiformis genomic segment:
- a CDS encoding methyl-accepting chemotaxis protein — protein sequence MSVGKKLSFGFFAIILTLIISLFIMFLLFSNIEKKIENALEGHVALVELADDIQFEMAMQGLFIRAIIIEDKPANKESFSKYANMLDTHVEEIIEKSNSAEMETYAQELKIHNDTFNKAATEAIALFEAGNLEGALQKVNGDVQQANKGIQDVSDKIGSYQKEQLDIVTKESKQAVFNSQIISIIAIIIGIALGIFLIFYIQRTISRPLKSVVLAANHVANGELIHPDITHHSKDEIGQLSAAFNAMKGNLKNLLTHIQDNAEHLTASVEELSASTEEITATADEITIRINETADAAVAATSAANESAHAMDETAVGVQRIAEATQQLHQNAITTSELATNGNVTVEEAQQQMNVIHESTQMINNLVQKLSKQSDEISQITAVITAITDQTNLLALNAAIEAARAGEHGKGFAVVADEVRKLAEESKQSANQIVALTLDIQQDTHNVEKAVFDGLHSVTEGVKIIGHAGQAFEGIVKAINTMTDQIEDISATSEEISASAEQVAASVAEIAHGASTSADNTKIVASATREQSITVQQVNQVAADLSEKSLDLQNQINQFKL from the coding sequence ATGTCTGTAGGTAAAAAATTAAGCTTTGGTTTCTTTGCAATTATTCTCACACTAATCATTTCATTGTTTATTATGTTCCTGTTATTTTCAAACATTGAAAAAAAGATTGAAAATGCTTTAGAAGGACATGTTGCCCTTGTAGAATTAGCAGATGATATTCAATTTGAAATGGCCATGCAAGGTCTTTTCATTCGTGCCATCATCATCGAAGACAAACCTGCTAACAAAGAGAGTTTCTCAAAATATGCAAATATGCTCGACACACATGTAGAAGAAATCATAGAAAAATCGAATTCAGCTGAAATGGAAACATATGCACAGGAATTAAAAATTCATAATGATACTTTTAACAAGGCAGCAACTGAAGCAATAGCTCTATTTGAAGCTGGTAATCTAGAAGGTGCTTTGCAAAAGGTGAATGGCGACGTGCAACAAGCGAATAAAGGTATACAAGATGTATCCGATAAAATTGGAAGCTATCAAAAGGAACAACTAGACATTGTGACAAAAGAATCTAAACAGGCCGTGTTTAATTCTCAAATTATTTCCATAATTGCGATCATCATTGGTATCGCTCTAGGTATTTTCCTTATTTTCTATATACAACGGACAATCTCACGCCCTTTAAAATCTGTCGTTCTGGCAGCAAACCATGTAGCTAATGGTGAATTAATTCATCCAGATATTACCCATCATTCAAAAGATGAAATTGGTCAGCTTTCAGCAGCTTTTAATGCCATGAAGGGAAATCTGAAAAATTTATTAACGCATATACAGGACAATGCAGAGCACTTAACAGCTTCTGTAGAGGAACTTTCTGCCTCAACTGAAGAAATTACTGCCACTGCTGACGAAATAACAATTCGGATTAATGAAACAGCTGACGCTGCAGTAGCAGCTACAAGTGCAGCTAACGAAAGTGCACACGCAATGGATGAAACAGCTGTAGGTGTACAACGTATAGCAGAAGCAACTCAACAACTGCATCAGAATGCTATAACAACTTCTGAATTAGCGACAAATGGTAATGTGACAGTAGAAGAAGCTCAGCAACAAATGAATGTGATCCATGAGTCAACACAAATGATTAATAACCTTGTCCAAAAATTGAGTAAGCAATCAGATGAAATTAGTCAAATCACAGCTGTCATTACAGCCATAACCGATCAAACGAATTTATTGGCACTCAATGCAGCTATTGAAGCAGCTAGAGCTGGTGAGCATGGTAAAGGATTTGCGGTTGTAGCAGACGAGGTCCGTAAGTTAGCTGAGGAATCCAAACAATCAGCCAACCAAATCGTTGCCTTAACGTTGGATATACAACAAGATACACACAATGTTGAAAAAGCTGTTTTTGATGGCCTTCACTCTGTTACAGAGGGCGTAAAAATCATCGGACATGCAGGACAAGCCTTTGAAGGAATTGTCAAAGCGATTAATACGATGACAGATCAAATAGAAGATATATCAGCTACCTCTGAAGAAATTTCAGCTAGCGCAGAACAAGTTGCCGCCTCTGTTGCAGAAATTGCTCATGGTGCTTCAACTAGCGCGGATAATACAAAAATTGTAGCTTCAGCAACTAGAGAGCAGTCTATAACAGTGCAACAAGTAAACCAAGTTGCAGCAGATCTAAGCGAAAAGTCCTTAGATTTACAGAATCAAATCAATCAATTTAAACTTTAA
- a CDS encoding Rqc2 family fibronectin-binding protein yields MAFDGLFTYSITADLQQLVTGRITKIHQPNAQEVILHVRANGKNHKLLFSIHSSYARVHITEHTIENPAEPPMFCMLLRKHIEGGFIASIKQRDFDRIIIVEIESKNEIGDPIVREIHAEIMGRHSNLLLIDQEQGKIIDSLKHLPPSVNSFRTVLPGQPYIAPPVQNKWNPLTATDEELTTFFAEAKTSKEVVQQLAGFSPLHAEELLYRMKTTSNTLACFKDFMTSFANGGLKPMYVLFNHKTYFSPIELTHLHGGDITIYPNVHELLDRVFFARAERDRVKQQAGDLERWLQNEIDKLALKTKKLTKDYERASKLDQFQLYGELLMANIYVFEKGVKEVTVTNYYSETGEELTIPVSERKTPIENAQSYYTKYTKAKNALVMVQEQLEKTTEEIAYFEMLAQQVQQASPGDIEEIREELAEQGYLKLRHAKKKKKQVKPEPERYVSSTGVTISVGKNNKQNDMLTFKLAKRTDIWLHTKDIPGSHVVIHSSEPDETTLREAATLAAYFSKARESSSVPVDYTEIRQVKKPNGAKPGFVIYFEQKTLYIDPDEAVILQLKKQS; encoded by the coding sequence ATGGCATTTGATGGCTTATTTACTTATTCAATAACTGCCGACCTACAACAGCTGGTCACTGGTCGGATTACAAAAATACATCAACCCAATGCACAAGAAGTTATATTACATGTCCGTGCAAACGGAAAAAATCATAAATTACTGTTTTCTATCCACTCTTCTTATGCACGCGTTCACATAACTGAGCATACGATTGAAAATCCAGCTGAGCCCCCAATGTTTTGTATGCTTTTGCGGAAACATATCGAGGGCGGTTTTATTGCTTCTATAAAACAGCGTGATTTTGATCGCATTATAATAGTAGAAATTGAAAGTAAAAATGAAATTGGTGATCCGATTGTAAGGGAAATACATGCTGAAATTATGGGTAGACATAGTAATCTACTGTTGATTGATCAAGAGCAGGGGAAAATTATTGACAGTTTAAAACATCTACCTCCTTCAGTCAATAGCTTCCGTACCGTGTTACCAGGTCAACCTTATATTGCGCCACCCGTACAAAATAAGTGGAATCCTTTAACTGCAACAGATGAAGAGCTAACAACATTTTTCGCTGAAGCAAAAACCTCAAAAGAGGTAGTACAACAGTTAGCTGGTTTTTCACCTCTTCACGCGGAAGAATTATTGTATCGAATGAAGACAACATCAAATACGCTAGCATGCTTCAAGGATTTTATGACCTCCTTCGCGAACGGTGGGTTGAAACCTATGTACGTACTCTTCAATCATAAAACGTACTTCTCCCCAATCGAGTTAACGCACTTGCACGGAGGGGATATAACAATTTATCCCAATGTCCATGAGCTTCTTGATCGTGTATTCTTTGCACGTGCAGAGCGAGATCGTGTGAAACAACAAGCTGGAGATTTAGAGCGTTGGCTACAAAATGAAATTGATAAACTAGCTTTAAAAACAAAAAAGCTAACCAAAGACTATGAGCGTGCATCCAAGCTCGATCAATTCCAGCTATACGGTGAGCTATTAATGGCGAATATTTATGTCTTTGAAAAAGGAGTCAAGGAAGTAACCGTTACAAATTACTATAGTGAAACTGGCGAAGAGCTAACGATTCCCGTAAGCGAACGTAAAACACCGATTGAAAATGCCCAAAGCTATTACACAAAATATACAAAAGCAAAGAATGCCTTGGTTATGGTTCAAGAGCAGCTAGAAAAAACGACAGAAGAAATTGCCTACTTCGAAATGCTAGCACAGCAAGTTCAACAGGCTTCTCCTGGTGATATTGAGGAAATTCGTGAAGAGCTAGCAGAGCAAGGTTACTTAAAACTACGTCATGCGAAGAAAAAGAAAAAGCAAGTGAAACCTGAACCAGAACGCTATGTTTCTTCCACAGGTGTTACAATTTCTGTTGGAAAAAACAATAAGCAAAATGACATGCTGACATTTAAACTAGCAAAACGGACTGATATTTGGTTACACACAAAGGATATCCCTGGATCTCATGTTGTCATTCATTCAAGTGAGCCAGATGAAACGACATTGCGAGAAGCTGCCACACTAGCCGCCTATTTTTCTAAGGCCAGAGAATCCTCTTCTGTGCCTGTGGATTATACCGAAATACGACAGGTCAAAAAGCCAAATGGAGCCAAACCTGGTTTCGTCATCTATTTTGAACAAAAGACACTGTATATTGACCCTGATGAGGCAGTCATTTTACAGTTAAAGAAACAGTCATAA